The Melitaea cinxia chromosome 22, ilMelCinx1.1, whole genome shotgun sequence genome segment cctaaattttcacccttctaccaacaacgcctatttttaaatagcgtttagcggcaagacaacgtttgccgagtcagctagtatgtatattatGTCTGTATCACTGCCTTTATTTTGGTCggcattatatatattattattattagcatcTGCTAGATGTCAAATAATagatacatactcgtataacttgcataaaaataatttacgttaCCTTTAGAAACTAGTATTAAACGATCAAGCCAACAAATGCTTTAATTAAACaagaaataaagtatattttggtATTTCAGCGGTAAAACGATGGGAGGTTCGAGTTCAATCAATACAATGATATACATGAGAGGAAATAAAGCAGACTACGACAGCTGGGCGGAGTTAGGCAATAAAGGCTGGAGTTACGAAGATGTAAGTATTACACGCTTACTTGTTAATGAAAatagtgaaaataatttttaaattctattagttaacttaaatttatttattcatataggtATTGCCGTTCTTTAAAAAGTCCGAAAACAACAAAGATATCGAACGCTTAGAGGATAGGTATCATGGAGTCACGGGGGAGCAAAACGTATCTAGATTTACTTATGTCGATGAGCCTTCAGTGATAATGACGAAAGCTTTTATTGAGAAAGGATTTCCTTTAAGGGATCCTAACGGACTATATCAAGAAAGTATAGCGCTGACTCAAGTAACTGCGTTCTCAGGAAAAAGAGTTTCTACAAACACAGCCTTCATACAACCAATTAGACACAAAAGGAAAAATTTAACAGTGAAAGTAAATTCAGAGGCCCTGAAGATACTcattgatgaaaataaaaaggtATATGGCTTAATTTATTCGTATAATGGGCAAAACTTTACTGCTTTCGCTAAAAAAGAGGTGATTGTAAGCGCTGGAAGTCTTCATTCACCAAAATTGTTAATGTTGTCAGGAATTGGACCAAAGGATCATTTAGAACAATTAGGAATACCTGCGGTTCAAGATTTAGCTGTTGGAGAAAATCTACACGACCACGTTACGTTCAGCGGTGTAGCTGTAGCTTTATCTGATGAAATAGCGACATCAATCAGCGAATTCGAAATGCTTAATGCTCTTCGAGAATACGATGAAATGGAAATCAAACGTGGTCCATTATCTAGTTTTGGAGTATCGAATATCATGGCGTTTTACAAATCTGATCCCAATTTAACAGCTCCAGACATAGCTCAATTCCGCGAAATTTACGACTGGAAACAATCGTTAGATGATCCATTAACGGCTGGTAGATTACCAATATTTCCGAAATCATTTTACAACGCTGTAATACCGAGGACAGCTTATACTTCACCTAAAAGTAGAGGTTaccttttattaaatgtttctaATCCGTACGGTCCCCCCATAGTTTATCCAAATTACTTCGGAGATGAAAGTGATCTTATTCCTATAGTACAAAGTATGCGATATCTGCTATCCTTTGAAAAGACAGAAGCGTTTAGGTCTTCTGGGTCCTATTTTGTGCGAGAACCAATGCCAGCTTGTAAAGATTATGTCTGGGGTACCGACGATTACCATATCTGTTTAGCTAAATCTTATACAACAACAACATCTCATTACGTAGGTACTTGCAAAATGGGTCCGAAGTGGGATAAAAAGGCCGTTGTGGACAACAATTTACGGGTGTATGGCGTTTCTGGATTGAGAGTTATTGACGCTTCGATAATGCCTGTTATTGTGCGAGGAAATACGAACGCACCAGCTATTATGATAGGAGAAAGAGGtgctgattttattttaaagagctGGCAGCATAAGTAGATATtagaataaatgaaaaaaaaatcaaaaaagtaattttaatttaatccatATTTATAGTACAAGATTATATGTATACgagtgtggcgacatctatcgcgcaacatacgAACTACGGAACTAAGAACTGACGTATCTTACATCGCGATATTAGTTACCCGAAGATTCAACATATacacaagaacccgacaacaaccatCGGGGCGGTAGCCCACCTGActcaacacccgtctggtcggaggatcttCCCTTTACGATGGTGAATGAGGAACTTAACACCCTGTCTATCACACCGCAAACGAGTACGTTCAGCTATTGGCATATTCTTCATTTTGATCTGTAGATATGTATTTTATTCGGTACTCGGGTGGACAACAATACACTGATGACTACACAATATATTACACATAATAGTTACCGTATAACAAAGTATGTAAGGACGGCATTATTTATCAAATGACTCATTCGTTGCAACGGTGTGACACCAAAGGAGTTGTTTGCaagatcattatttatttatttatttatttatttaataaaggcataccaactaagtacataaaaaagctttctacattaaaacaataccacAAAGTTATACAATATGCACTTAAATTAAAGGTTTGCACAACATTCTTAGAACGCTACTGTAATCAGATATAAATCTTAATTGTGTAATTTACCGAAAAAATGacatttgttacaataaaaaaatagagagagaaaaaaacaaaacaaaactattacaattatatatcaaagtccatcaacattttaattatttttccctTAAATTGGCTTAATGAATCTGCAAAGATGTCTATGTTTATGTTAAGAAAAactgcatttaaatttttttgcatAAGATTAAGCGGtgagttatttatatacttagatttattatgcattaagtaaaatgGTTTATATATTCTAAAGAAGCTATCCCTGGATGATATTCTGGGTACACTCAAATTAATTCGTTTCAAGAGGGAGGGACAGTCAATCATACGATTAAGCAGCTTATACAGAAAAATGCCGCCAAGAGCCTGATTGCGTTTCCATGAGGGAAGGTAGTTGAAATAACGTAACCGATCGTTGTAGTTATTGAGAAGCAGATTGTTTTGTGTTCTAGCTTTAAAGGatagtctttttaaaaacattttttgcacCTTTCAATACGCTGTACATTGTTTTGATAAACTGGGTACCATAAAAAGCAACAGTACTCGATATTACTGCGTACCAATGCATTATATAGGGTCTTTAGAGCTAATTCTTCTTAATTTCTATATGTgatagcttgttattagctttttttttattcatattctgtatgaggtatagttataataagctgtaagctatccaaataaaataaaataaaataaataaaatattgatgtaaacTCTTTGGTATTACGTGTTATAAATCCTAacattttgaaactttttttaataacatgatTTATCTGGCCAGTAAACCGCAACTCCGAATCTATAATTACGCCTAAGTCTCTTACTTCCTCAACTCTTTTCAAGTTCTTATTATCAATACGGTACCCAGAATTGTATTTATTACGTTTTCTAGAGAATTTTACGTGTACACACTTGTCAATATTCATAGTCATATAGTTAATTTGACACCATTGAGCAACACCAGTAACATCCCTCTGCAACAACTCCTCGTCAAATTCATTCTGTACGACTCTGAATATTTTTAGATCATCAGCATATAACTGGAATTCTGAGTGTTTTATGTAGTATTTAATGTCATCAAAAAACAAGCCAAACAAAATAGGTCTTAGAATAGATCCCTGTGGAACACCAGACGAAGGGATGCAGTAATTTGAACTATACCCATTTACTAATACCCTCATTTTGCGGTTTTTTAGGTAGGAACTGAACCACAGCAACACCGAGCCATTTatgtaaaattgattttttaattttctaagaaGTAAATTATGGTCCACTTTATCAAACGCCTTACTTAAATCCCCATAAATAGCATCTACTTCCTCCCCGGAACCCATATGTGACAACAGCTGTTCAACAAAAGATACCAAGTTAGTAGCCACTGATCGCTTGGCTACAAAGCCATGTTGTTGTTCGCCTAACATTTGTTTCGTGTACCAAGTAATGTGTATGCAGATGATTTTCTCAAATACTTTTGCTAGTACTGATAGTATACTGATAGGTCGATAATTTTCTATCAGTTGCTTGGGACCAGATTTCGGAATCGGTATCACAGTGGCTTCCTTCCAAGCGGTCGGAAACACACCATcgtttaaagatttattaaatataatttgaagggGTATAGCAAGTGGTTCtgcgttttttaaaaagaaaattggtGGTATACAATCATTTCCGTAACCTTTGGctatgttcaattttttcagcTGAGTCTCAATTTCAGACTTTGTAATATGTATACTTGTCAAACATCTAGAATCAAACGCTGATACAACATGCCCAGCGTGACAGTGACTAGTAGCTTGTGGGACAGTGTACACAGATGAAAAATGTCTACAAAAAAGATTGGCTATCCCTTCACCATCTGAAACTATTTCATCTCTGAACTTCATGCAGCTAGGAATGTTACTATCGTTTTTACGCTTAGCTTTTATGTAAGACCAAAAACGTTTGGGATCCTTAACCACATTAATTTgtacgtttttaatatattcagagtatgatttatttatcaaaattctaCATCTCTTTTTTAGCAAGTTATATTCAAATTCAtctaacttattattaaatttcttcatTGCTATTCTAtgcttttcttttcttttagtatttttataaggcTGATAGTGTACCACACAGGATAATTGTTCTTAGTGGGTCTCTTTTTTGGTATTTCttcttgtattatattatttatgacacTGTAAAAAATTTGTGTAATCTCATCAACTGTGAGCGAAAGATCTAGTTTTTCGTTCCAATCCACACTTAGCAATTTTTCCCTAATACTGTTATAGTCAGCCTTATAAAATTGCAACACGGTATTTGTTTTAGGTTTAAGTGGTTTTTGCTTttcaaatgttaaattaatttctattggAGGGTGATATGAATCAACACTGCTCAATATATCGTTTGGGTTAGTCACAGTCAGAGGGCATGAGGTGTTTGAGAAGACAAGATCTAATATTttctgttgtttattttttatattattatattgctttAAAGATGCATATGCAGCGAAATCGATCAGAGTTGAACAGACAACACCACCAGAAATCCTCGGTACAACGTGCGAGATAGACATATGTTGGATCCATTCAATTCGACTAAGATTGAAATCCCCAACCAATAAGACATTTTCCaaattgttaatgtttttttgtaacttattaGTAAAGTGTGAAATAACCTCAATTTTAACAGGGGGTGGTAAATAAATCGCGCATAAGTTAATTTTCATGCACATATTCTTGCTGACATAGTCGATAGTAACCCACAGGTCCTCACATGAGCTTTCTAAATTAGTATTGCGGAATGCACTAAGAGATTTCGATACAGCGATAAGAACACCTCCACCATCCTTACCCTTATCAAACGTATTAGACTGTCTATCCCTCCTAAATACCTGATATCTATGATCCAGAATTTCAgctgtaaatatattatcattaagCCACGTTTCggttaaaacaattatttggtAGTTACatgttaatacatttttatagacATCCTGCATCTTcgtattatcatcattatttaAAGTTGTCAATTATGAGTTCATAATcacctttattttaaatatataatactgttACTGTTTTTATGCTATATTTTTCTTGTAATCTGTCATTGTCAATTCATAATATCtattaggtattttatttgtatgtatatgtaattgtttataaatattattttaatgtacccACACCTCTATGACCCACATCTTTATTCTTTTTCATGTCCCTTTACTAAAGGTTATCTGAAAGAGATCATAAGATCgccttttttggttttttttttgcatatttctatgttacatgtattgtttccgtttgtatactaaattattatattgaattgtatcataaaattaattcagtAAAACTCGCGTTTAAAGATTGCTGGCACCATATAGCGATGGTCTAAATCGCAAACAATAGATAACTACTAGAACTAGAACTAGTACGACGTTCTTCAAGGTTCGATCATAGACCCTCTATTGTTCTTTTTGTTTATCAGTGACATAAAATTctgatttttgttatataatatattattatattcagatGAATTAACAATTTCAACAaactctttttattaaaaattaaacttgttttaattgttgtttataATTATCTTGTCGAATCTTTGCCAcaacaattcttttttatatatatttatgatacaatgtttgtttaattattactaataataaatcaaataaaaccaacttaaattttattgaacatTAGCATTAAGTTTGATATCTGTTAAACGTGAACTTGGTTGTGTACAAAACATTCTTTAACCTTTGAAGAATAAgaaacacagaaaaaaaaattaaacttcgtAACTTCTTTTACATCAACTTAAGAGGACTTATTAACACagctaactgaggtagggcacagcaggaatttcctgctcaaaatatgaagcagcccgactggggtagtacctcgaccttacagaagatcacagctaaataatgctgttttcaagcagtattgtgttcctgttggtgagtaaggtgaccagagctcctggaaggattggggattgggtcggcaacgcgcttgcgatgcttctggtgttgcaggtgtctataagctacggtaatctcttaccatcaggtgagccgtacgcttgtttgccgacctagtgatataaaaaaaaaaacactaaagttATAAGCAACATTGAGAAATTCGCTTGTATATtgagtaattttattatgtgaAACGACGATAAGAACTTATTATCTTCCATTTTCACTGGTTCCTCAACTGTTGTAGTTTTAGATAACACAATTAGAAGCTAATTACCGTTCTTGAGTCTTATACGTGACAACAGAATTACTTAACTAACAAGGGCTCAAGAATAAAGACTTATTTTTCTAAGGTTAGTAAATATTTGTACTTTACGATAAAAAGCCAAATTATAGGTTCTATTAAATACTCttcttcttaaatttttttcactaaAAACACGTTTTTTATTTGCTAATTTTTTATCGCACAATCATTTATCTATAcataatttcattcatatttttgaaactacaaaataaaaaagataaaatatcagctaaccttaggacgtacaaaaAAAGCATTAAGACGAAAggcgaaagaaaaaaaaactaacagcAAAAAAGTAGACAGAAGAATAAGtgacaaaaattataagaaatagaCAAGCCATATATTTACATCCGTGCCCATTGAATTCATTCGTAGCAATATAGAAACAAATTTTATGCTtattatatacaactagctAACCATACATACGTTGTCtcgccgctaaacgctattaaaaaataggggttagtggtagaaggattaaaatttaaggttgtgtgtatttttctaTGCcggtataaaattttatggaaaaaataaaaaaaaaagtttggggTAGGCCACCCTTATcatttaggggtataaaaaataaatataagccgattttcagacctacaatatgcacacaaaatttcatcaaaatcgatccagccatttcagagaagTTTGGCAACAACACAGATAAAATGAACTGCAGAGAATTAGGATATAATAGTGAAACATAGACGAGGTTAGATTACGTTCGACAGAAAAACATACAAAAGGTTCCACATACTTCTTACTTGAAACATTTTGCAGATTCAAAAATGATTTGGCAACCCCTCAATCTTAGTGACACCTGTCCAATGAACTCATCCCTCACAGCCTGTTCTACCTTCGGACATATTTATCTGAACCTATTGGTACAACTTTTTGGCGGTTCTCTTGACGAGAGAATACAGAAGAAATATCAATACAAGGAGCCTGACAATAATAGTACTGAGTACAACTTCATAGTAGTCGGAGCTGGTGCTGCGGGTTGCGTGGTTGCTAACAGATTGACTGATAACCCCGATTGGAAAGTAAGTTTAGTTTAGCTGGTTTAAGTGTTATAAAAGTTTGTCACAGGAAAAGAAACTGATAAAGACGAAAATCTATTTTCGCTTACAGTACCAAAATTTTAACCAAGAAttgtaaacaatataatttatttaattatgttaccaAGATCAACTcgtatttaaatctatttttaatgactaaagttatttacttttaataattataatgaattcaTCATTTGTAACtagtacttaattaattaattatattagtatttcAGCGACTTATTCAGTATATAACGCAGAATACATTTCATAATTTATGGTAATGTCACTTAAAGAAGTATACAGCGTTATCTTTTCAGGTCCTTCTTTTAGAAGCAGGTCCAGAACAGCCTGATGTTACTATAGTACCAGCTTTATCAACGGCGTTGCTTGGTTCCAATATCGACTGGGGTTACTCTACTGAACCTAATGGACAAAGTTGTCTAAATCGTGAAGGCAGATGCTCCTGGGcattataataatcaatatatggaaattgttataaatactaTGAGCCTTAAAATTTGATAGTTTATAATTGCATATTTGTAACTTATCCTTCTGATGTTACCATGTAGCTAATTAATCCCATGTGAATTCACATTTCTGAAACCTAAAACTTCTAGATTGTAATAAATCAGCAAATAATTAGTGCAATTTTGGGATTTTATTGGTACCATATATGAAAGCAAACAATTGTTTTACTATTTTAGTGGTAAAACCATGGGTGGTTCGAGTTCTATTAATTCAATGGCGTTTATTAGAGGTAACAAAAAAGACTATGATGGCTGGTCTGCGCTAGGTAACGAGGGGTGGAGTTACGAAGAagtaagtttataatataatattatagttgttGTACAGTACACGcgatagtaaaataattatttttacagacTTACAAAGTGAATTTGAGCAATggctaaaaatgtatatatgtataacaaaaGTTTTTAACTCTTTTGAGCATCATGCACTAATGCTTATCCTATAAGTGATAAACTATGTAAGTGACATCAGATCGACAATACTGTGACTGCCTGGTGTGTCAGCAATTTCGAGGTCTCAAAATAATGATTTGTCAGCTCTATTGCAATAGCTgttatattattgattatattaattGCAATTCTGGAATATAACTAACAATAAACGTGGTACAGATCCAGTTTTACGTTTAAATAAAAGTCATTCTATTATACATTCTGTTCAACAGGTGCTGCCGTTTTTCAAAAAATCGGAGAAGAAcctaaatattgaaattttagaCAGTAGGTATCACGGAGTCATGGGGGAGCAATATATATCGTTATTCCCGTATGTCGATGAACCTTCCCTATTAGTAACTAAAGCTTTTATGGAGAAAGGACTCCCTTTAGTAGATCATAATGGAGCCCAACAAGTAGGTGTTTCGCAGACACAAGCTTTTTCACGTTCAGGTAAAAGAGTGTCCACAAACACAGCCTTCATACAACCTATTAGATATACAAGAAAAAATCTAACAGTTAAAGTTAATTCTGAAGCCATACAAATACTCATCGATGAAAATAAGAGAGCATATGGTGTAATTTATGTTCAGAATGGAAATGTTTTTATTGCCTATGCTAAAAAGGAAGTCATTGTTAGTGCTGGAGTTGTGCATTCACCAAAGTTGTTAATGCTGTCTGGAATTGGACCGAAAGATCACTTAGAAAGAATGAACATACACGTCATTCAAGATTCAGCCGTTGGAGAGAACTTGCACGATCACGTATCATTTGATGGTGTAATTGTAGCGTTACCTAATAAGACAGCAACAACAGTCAGTGAAAACAAAATTCTggaagaaatttaaaattacgctaatatgaaaataaaacgtGGTCCTTTGTCAGGCAATGGACCGGTAAGCACGATAGCGTTAATAAAAACTGACCCAAGCTTAGATGCTCCGGATATAGAATACCATATCGGCAATGTTTACAACTGGAGAGAATTTCTCGATGAAATTTTCACTGCTCAGGACACAGCAATTTTCCTAACAGCCTTTTACGATGCTCTTTTGAAAAGAACAATGAATATTGTGCCTATAAGTAGAGGTAAGCTGTTATTAAATGAATCTAATCCACACGGTCCTCCTGTACTTAATCCAAATTACTTAGATGATGAAAGAGATTTTATCCCTTTATTGAAAGGTATGAAATTTCTTTTATCATTGGAAAACACAGAAGCATTTAGATCAAGCGGTGCATATTTTGTTCGGGAGCCACTAGCGGCTTGTAAAAGTTATGAATGGGATACCGATGAGTACTACACTTGCTTAGCGAAACAGTACACAGCTACTACTTATCATCAAGGGGGTACGTGCAAGATGGGTCCGAAATGGGATGAAAAAGCCGTTGTAGATAATGAATTGCGTGTGTTGTtgttatcgcaccgaagacgctgctgcccgtcttccgtctctgtgtatttcaaagccaacgtGTATTTCaaaagttggatggttatcccgctatcggtctgctttataagttccaagatggtagtggaactgtgttatccgttagtcgcctcttacgacacccacgggaagagagggggtggctataatcTTTAATgtcatagccacacagcaaatgaatgaacttaaatgaacaataatattatgtataattatgcATATTGATAATTTGTTACGTTCAATAAAACAatagaaacatatttttttaaagagtaactacgGAGCTTACTGTCTTTTGTAATGCAGGCTCTACATTCGGAATCGGAGTTGCctcaaattaaacataatttttaaaagttgattgtgtttttaaccgacttcaaaaaaggaggaggttactcaattcgaccgcatatatatatatttttcatatgttcggagataacgccgtcgtttatgaaccgattttgataattcattttttgttggaaaggagatatccctagtttggtaccattataaggaaaccaggatgtgatgatgggatcccagagaaatcgagggaaactctcgaaaatccgcataactttttactgggtgtaccgattttaatgatttttaatttaatcgatagccgatgtttatcatgtggtcacatttaaatttcatcgagatctgattacaacttttggagtaatctttgataatgcgtatttacttgactattttttcgtctacttacgttgtattacttgtcgatataattgaagtcggtttttcttcgttttcctgcaaacacaattattataattgtaaaattgcAATTCAAAAGCGAATTTgaagcctgtttgaataaagaGATTTTTAATGACATgttaatccctactaatattataaatgtcaatgtaagtttgtttgttatgctttcacgcgaaaactacttaaccgatcatcataaaTCTTTGTTCACATATTCTTTGaggtattatttagatgtgacataggatactttttatttaaaaaaaatcaatgcgagcgaagccgcgggtaaaagctagtagtatatactttattgcactaaaaaataatgtacagaaaattaCACGTAAAGTTTATTGCATTAAAATACAACGATTAAAcgattatttacttttatgtattatatttttttaaataggtactATGTACACAAGtatgtattataaagaaatatagatttaagattACTTGTATAATTTTCGTGGGAGTGCACCGCACCAACGCTCTAAAGGATGAGCCGCCTCTGGTCTCGTTCGCTGGTCCTGGATATggacggtcatcgtcgccgcgtcgtacattgATCTCAGTACCTCAAGTcaagtcgatatgacatctctgcagcgATCCAGGACAGCCCAGATTTCGACAGAGTCAAAGGCTCTCTCGTAGTCCAAAATTGCTATACACAGAAGCTgattatactattatatatttatttatttatttaaactttattacacaactcaaaaaaaacaacataacaacacatCGAGATAACAggttgcgcaaaaggcggacttaaggccgtacagccttatctaccagtcaaccttaaggcgtaaaatggtaaaaatagtaaaaggtATATGTTAAGGTAGGACTATAAAACAGTACaagcaaaataaatatacgcatataaatatagagatatacttatatatatacatatatacatactacgaacaaaatattaaaaaaaaagaaaaaaaatacgtccatacaaaagtaaacacacgaagaaatgtcatgacatgaaattatatttaatgaagccTAAGATGAAGAgagtaaaagataaataaggagggggggggggggtattggCAAAGTTTTCTTAACTACCACTTTTTAACCTGGGTTTTAAAggaaagttgagaaggagagcTCCTGATGTTTAACCGGTAACGcattccacagtctgatggcatTAACTGTAAAAGAATTAGATACGAAATCAGATTTATGAGAAGGTACGCATAGAGTAAGGTTATGAGAAGAACGAAGATCCCTAGAGTGAGTgttagaaagaaaattaaatttagattttaaataagaaggagcAAAAGGGTTGGAAATTATAGAATAGAGGATACAAAGAATTCTCAATTTTCGCCTTTCTTTAATTGGCAGCCATTGCAGTTGAGACCGACAGGACGAAATATGGTCGTATTTGCGCAACCCATAAATGAAGCGAATGCAAGTATTTTGCAGTCTTTGCAAATTGATCAGGAGCTCCTCGCTTAAGTCAGGGTAGGGTAAATCAATCTTGGCCTTCGTGGGCAGAAAATTTTTAAAGCGCAAAATAGAATGAAAGCAAACCACCCAAATCCTTAACCTTAGAGGAAAACGGGATAACCGCGTTATTGAAAAAGAGAGGTGATGTAGGTTGTTGAATTTTTGACAGTTGACGAGAATTCCCAACAATCAAAGCCTGACATTTAGAGGGATTGACATTAATTCCAAAATTTTTGGTCCAGACCGAGATACGCAAAAGATCATCATTAAGCTTAGCAATGGTATCATCAAGACGGTCGATGCTAGTTTGTACATAAAGCTGCAAGTCATCAGCGTAAAGGTGGTACTGACAGGAAAGTATAGAAATGATAGAATCAATGAACAGTGAGAATAGTAGTGGGGAGAGAATTCCACACTGAGGAACGCCCGCAGCAACGTTGCACCAATCAGAACGCTTAGAGCCAATGCATATCGCTTGCTTGCGTCCCCAAAGATACGAAGAAAACCACTTAAGAGAAACGTCAAAGATGTTAATTCGAGATATTAGAGC includes the following:
- the LOC123664729 gene encoding glucose dehydrogenase [FAD, quinone]-like; this encodes MIWQPVNLTAVCPTNSSITACSSFGFIYLNLIVQLFGDSFENKIKRHYPSIEPVRDNEEYDFIVVGAGSAGCVVANRLSENPNWKVLLLEAGPEQPDVTLVPGLSSVLATSNIAWSYTAEPNGKSCLAYPGGRCPIVSGKTMGGSSSINTMIYMRGNKADYDSWAELGNKGWSYEDVLPFFKKSENNKDIERLEDRYHGVTGEQNVSRFTYVDEPSVIMTKAFIEKGFPLRDPNGLYQESIALTQVTAFSGKRVSTNTAFIQPIRHKRKNLTVKVNSEALKILIDENKKVYGLIYSYNGQNFTAFAKKEVIVSAGSLHSPKLLMLSGIGPKDHLEQLGIPAVQDLAVGENLHDHVTFSGVAVALSDEIATSISEFEMLNALREYDEMEIKRGPLSSFGVSNIMAFYKSDPNLTAPDIAQFREIYDWKQSLDDPLTAGRLPIFPKSFYNAVIPRTAYTSPKSRGYLLLNVSNPYGPPIVYPNYFGDESDLIPIVQSMRYLLSFEKTEAFRSSGSYFVREPMPACKDYVWGTDDYHICLAKSYTTTTSHYVGTCKMGPKWDKKAVVDNNLRVYGVSGLRVIDASIMPVIVRGNTNAPAIMIGERGADFILKSWQHK
- the LOC123664371 gene encoding LOW QUALITY PROTEIN: glucose dehydrogenase [FAD, quinone]-like (The sequence of the model RefSeq protein was modified relative to this genomic sequence to represent the inferred CDS: substituted 1 base at 1 genomic stop codon) → MIWQPLNLSDTCPMNSSLTACSTFGHIYLNLLVQLFGGSLDERIQKKYQYKEPDNNSTEYNFIVVGAGAAGCVVANRLTDNPDWKVLLLEAGPEQPDVTIVPALSTALLGSNIDWGYSTEPNGQSCLNREGRCSWASGKTMGGSSSINSMAFIRGNKKDYDGWSALGNEGWSYEEVLPFFKKSEKNLNIEILDSRYHGVMGEQYISLFPYVDEPSLLVTKAFMEKGLPLVDHNGAQQVGVSQTQAFSRSGKRVSTNTAFIQPIRYTRKNLTVKVNSEAIQILIDENKRAYGVIYVQNGNVFIAYAKKEVIVSAGVVHSPKLLMLSGIGPKDHLERMNIHVIQDSAVGENLHDHVSFDGVIVALPNKTATTVSENKILEEIXNYANMKIKRGPLSGNGPVSTIALIKTDPSLDAPDIEYHIGNVYNWREFLDEIFTAQDTAIFLTAFYDALLKRTMNIVPISRGKLLLNESNPHGPPVLNPNYLDDERDFIPLLKGMKFLLSLENTEAFRSSGAYFVREPLAACKSYEWDTDEYYTCLAKQYTATTYHQGGTCKMGPKWDEKAVVDNELLHRTNALKDEPPLVSFAGPGYGRSSSPRRTLISVPQVKSI